The genomic segment CGGGATAGGCCTTGGTGTGGAAGGCCATCGTCTCACTGGCTAATTCGGCCAGGCTCAAACCAGCAACCCGACTGGTGGTGCCGGCAAAGGCCAGCTGGATCAGGTCTGCACCGATGCCAATCGCCTCGAAAATCTGGGCGCCGTGGTAACTGGCCAGCAGGGAAATGCCGATCTTGGAAAGGATCTTGCGCAGGCCGTCTTCCAGGGCCTTACGGACGTTGGCCTGGGCCTGTTCGGGGCTGATCGCCGGCAACTTGCCAGTTTCGATCTGCTTTTGAATTCGGGGATGGGCTAGCCAATGGCGGGTGGTTTCCCAGGTGAGCCAGGGGCATACCGCACTGGCGCCAAAGCCAATCAGGCAGGCCAAATGGTGGGTGCTCCAGCACTGGGCCGTCTCCACCACCAGAGATGCCTGGAGCCGCAGGCCCAACTGCAACAGGTGGTGATGGACGGCGCCCACGGCCAAAAGCGGCGGCATGGCCGCGGTGGTGGCATTGATGCCCCCTTTTTGGCCATCAAGGCCGAGCCGGTCGGATAAAACCAAAATTTGACAGCCATTGCGCACGGCCGCTTCGGCCCCCTGGCGCAGTTTTTGAATGGCAGCCTCCAGGCCCCCGGGTCCCTCGACCACGCTGAAGAGGGTCGAAACCACTTGGGTGGGCAGGCCCTGGTTGCCAATGGCGGCCAGCTCCGCCTCATTGAGGATGGGGCTGTCGAGATGGAGCACCTTCGCTGAAGCAGCAGCTGGCAGGAGCGCGGAGCCCCGCTCGCCCAGATGTATCTCCAAGCTCATCACCAACTTTTCGCGCAGGGGGTCTATGGGTGGGTTCGTGACCTGGGCAAAGCGCTGCTTGAAGTAGTCGTAGAGCAGGTGGGGTTTGTCGGAGAGCACCGCCAGGGGGATGTCGTCACCCATGCAGTAGGTGGGCTCCTTAGCCGCACCGGCCATGTCCTCGATCACCAGGTCGAGGTCTTCTGAGCTGAAGCCGAAGGCGGTCTGTTCGCGCAACAGCTCCAAATCGCCCAGTTGGCACTCCTGCTGCCAGGGCAAGGCCCCGAGCTTGCGCCGATGGGCCTCCAACCACTGGCCATAGGGATGGCGATCGGCAGCCTCCTGCTTCACCTCCCAGTTGCGCAGCAATCGACCCTTTTCCAGATCAACCGCCAGCATCTGGCCCGGGCCAAGGCGGCCCTTCTCGATGATCCGGCTCTCCTCCAGCTCCACCACCCCGGTTTCAGAGCCCATCACCACGAAGCCATCGCTGGTGATGCAGTAGCGGGCAGGGCGCAGCCCGTTGCGATCAAGGGTGGCCCCCACGCTGCGGCCGTCGGCAAATACCAGCAGGGCAGGGCCATCCCAGGGCTCCTGCAGGCAGGCGTTGAATTCATACATCGCCTGGATGGCCGGGCGGGTTTCCAGCTCGGGCTGCTGACGGAAGGCCTCGGGCACCAGGGTGAGCAAGCTGTCGGTAATAGGCCGGCCGCTGCGCACCAACAATTCCAAGGTGGCATCGAGGTTGGCCGAATCACTGAAGGCTGGATTGACCACCGGCTTCAGGTCGGCGGCGGCATCACCCCAGACGGCATCGAGATTAGTTTCCGCGGCCCGGGCCCAGTTGAGGTTGCCCAGCAAGGTGTTGATCTCGCCGTTGTGGCCGAGCAGGCGCATCGGCTGGGCTAGGGGCCAACGGGGCAGGGTATTGGTGCTGAAACGGCGGTGATAAACAGCAAAACTGACCGCGAAGCGTTGGTCCCATAGGTCTGCGTAGAAGCGGGCCAAGACCTCCGAACGCACCATGCCCTTGTAAACAACGGTGCGGCTGCTCAGGGAGGAGAAGTAGAGGTCGCCAGGTCCGGGGCCCCAGGCCATCCGGGCCCGATCCCCCACCCGGCGCCGCAGCCGAAAAAGCAGGGCCTCCAGGGCATCTCCCGCCACTGTTGAGCCGCTCCCCGCAGCAGGCCCAGAGGTAAGCAACCACTGGCCCATGTGCGGGGCGCTGGCACGGGCCAAGGGACCCAGCACCGCGCCATCCACTGGCACCTCGCGCCAGCCCCAGCTCTTCAGCCCAAGCCTGGTCGCTTCCTCTTCACAAAATTGAATCGCCTCCTGCCTTTTGGCGGCGTCGGCAGGCAAAAACACCATGCCCAGGCCCCGCTCCTGGCCGGAGCTGGCGGCAGCTGCAGGCCACACGGCCTCCAGGAAAGACCAGGGGATTCCGCACAGCACTCCCGCGCCATCACCGGAATCGGCGTCACCGCCACAGCCGCCCCGGTGTTCCATGCAATTAAGGCCGCGCAGGGCCTGCTGCAAAACCCAATGGCTTGCTTCGCCATACAAATGGGCCAAAAACCCCACGCCACAGGCATCTTTCTCACCCGCCACCGCTGCCGGAGCAGGGCTGTCGCAATGGGGCCAAGCGGGACGGGGAGCTAGAGGCATAACCCAGATGGTGCGGCAGAAGTCCTGAGGGATCAGTGCTGCAGTAAGCCGCTTGGGCTCCTGCACCAACAGAGCTTCTAATCCTAGGGATCGGCATCCCAGCTCGAACTACTGGTTAGCCAGGGTTAGCGTTCGGCCAACTGGGCTGCCACCGCTCCCCTTTGAGGTCCGTTCGCCTAAATCAGCCACGACCTGGCCGGCTCAGCAAGCTGGTGGCGCCTTTGCTGTTGGCCTGGGCCCCCCAGGCTGGGGCCATGCCCTGGGGCAGCCCGCCGCCACCGCCGCCGCCACTTGAAACGCCCGCCCCAGCAAGGGGCACTGCTGAAGGGCGCCGGCTCGTAATTCAGGGTCGCCAGCAGGAGGCCCGCTGGCTGTGGATTGGCAGCAGCAGCAGCGAACCGGAGGCCCTTTGGATTCCCCTCGAGGTGCTGGAAGGCCAACTGGGGGTGGTGCGCCGCAGAAGTGAAGGCAGTGTCGAACTGGAGTGGTTCGGCCAAACCCTGCTGGCGGGAGCTGGCGAGCAACGCTCCCTCGACGACGAAGTGGCGGTAGACGCGCTGCCCCTGTTTCGGGCCGTGGGTTTGGCAACTACCCGCCGGGGCGGTGTATTGGAGTTGCGGCTGCCCCCCAGCCAGCTACTGCAGGTGCGCAGCTCGAAGAGCGGGGTCTGGCGCAGGGTCGTGCTCGACCTCACCGGCCCAGTCGTGGCTGGCCGCAGTGACGGCACCTGGTTGGTCGATTTGGACAGCAGTGGGCAACAAAGGGACCAGCTGGGGGCCCTGGGCCTGGTAGCCAGCCAAAACGACAACCAATTGCAACTAAGGCCCGGCCGCGCCGAGGGAGCCCGTTTGTTCAGCCTCGGGGATCCCTACCGGCTGGTGCTGGAGTTTTCCCAGGCCGGCGATGCAACAGCTGGCGGAACAGCTGGGAGCGCCGGGGGAAGTGCCCCTCGGAGCCTGGATCCCCGGCTGCAGCGGCTGCTGGGCCAACAAATCAGCTGGGATCGTCTGGAGCGCCGGGGGATCCGCTTGAACGCCGTACGCGTCGATCCCCGCACTGCGCCCATTCAGCTGCGTCTATTGACCAACCCCTCGGGCATGGAGGGCCTCAGCTCCGTGCAGGCCTTGGCCAACACCCAGCGAGCCATCGTTGCGATCAATGGCGGCTATTTCAACCGGGTCAAGCGACTGCCCTTGGGGGCCCTCAAGAGTGATGGCCAATGGCTTTCTGGCCCGATCCTGAACCGGGGGGTGGCTGCCTGGCAAGCCGGCAGCCTGCCCCGCTTTGGCCGGCTCTCCCTGGAGGAAGCGGTCAGCGGAGCAGATGGCCAACGATTGCCAGTGGCTGCCCTCAACAGCGGCTATGTGCAGCGGGGGATCAGCCGCTACGGGCCTGAATGGGGGCCCAGCTACCGGGCCCTAAGCGGCGGAGAAAGCGCCCTGGTGCTGAGCAGGGGCGTGGTGGAAAGGCGCTACGGCAGCCGCGACCTCGAATTTGGCGTGCCCCTGCGGCGGGGCGAAATCCTGCTGGTGGGCCGTGGCGGCGTCGAACTGCCCTGGCTTGAGGGCACCGCCATCAAGCTCACCAGTCGGGCCAGCAACGACCTCGGCCAGGCCCCCTTCGTAATGGGGGGAGGCCCACTGCTCCTGCTTGATGGCCGGATCGTGCTCAATGGAGGTGCCGAAACCTTCAGCTCCGGCTTCCTCAACCAGGGAGCCCCCCGCACCGTGATCGGCAGCGACGGCAAACAGCTCTGGTTGATCACCCTTGAGGGCACCCAGGACAGTGGGCCCAGCCTGGGTGAAACGGCCCGGGTGCTGCAGGAGCTTGGCCTGAGGGATGCGCTCAACCTTGATGGGGGCAGCTCCACTGGCCTGGTGATGGGGGGCACGATGCCAGTGAAGGGTCGGGGCGTGGTCGGGGCTGTGCACAACGGCCTGGGCCTGGTGCCCTCAGCCGGCTCCAGCCAGTAGCTGGCAGAGTGGTGGGACCACCCCCTAGGCCAACCGCAGAGGGCCACCACCGATGCCGAAGGGCCA from the Cyanobium sp. WAJ14-Wanaka genome contains:
- a CDS encoding phosphodiester glycosidase family protein, with translation MAPLLLAWAPQAGAMPWGSPPPPPPPLETPAPARGTAEGRRLVIQGRQQEARWLWIGSSSSEPEALWIPLEVLEGQLGVVRRRSEGSVELEWFGQTLLAGAGEQRSLDDEVAVDALPLFRAVGLATTRRGGVLELRLPPSQLLQVRSSKSGVWRRVVLDLTGPVVAGRSDGTWLVDLDSSGQQRDQLGALGLVASQNDNQLQLRPGRAEGARLFSLGDPYRLVLEFSQAGDATAGGTAGSAGGSAPRSLDPRLQRLLGQQISWDRLERRGIRLNAVRVDPRTAPIQLRLLTNPSGMEGLSSVQALANTQRAIVAINGGYFNRVKRLPLGALKSDGQWLSGPILNRGVAAWQAGSLPRFGRLSLEEAVSGADGQRLPVAALNSGYVQRGISRYGPEWGPSYRALSGGESALVLSRGVVERRYGSRDLEFGVPLRRGEILLVGRGGVELPWLEGTAIKLTSRASNDLGQAPFVMGGGPLLLLDGRIVLNGGAETFSSGFLNQGAPRTVIGSDGKQLWLITLEGTQDSGPSLGETARVLQELGLRDALNLDGGSSTGLVMGGTMPVKGRGVVGAVHNGLGLVPSAGSSQ
- a CDS encoding glutamate synthase-related protein encodes the protein MPLAPRPAWPHCDSPAPAAVAGEKDACGVGFLAHLYGEASHWVLQQALRGLNCMEHRGGCGGDADSGDGAGVLCGIPWSFLEAVWPAAAASSGQERGLGMVFLPADAAKRQEAIQFCEEEATRLGLKSWGWREVPVDGAVLGPLARASAPHMGQWLLTSGPAAGSGSTVAGDALEALLFRLRRRVGDRARMAWGPGPGDLYFSSLSSRTVVYKGMVRSEVLARFYADLWDQRFAVSFAVYHRRFSTNTLPRWPLAQPMRLLGHNGEINTLLGNLNWARAAETNLDAVWGDAAADLKPVVNPAFSDSANLDATLELLVRSGRPITDSLLTLVPEAFRQQPELETRPAIQAMYEFNACLQEPWDGPALLVFADGRSVGATLDRNGLRPARYCITSDGFVVMGSETGVVELEESRIIEKGRLGPGQMLAVDLEKGRLLRNWEVKQEAADRHPYGQWLEAHRRKLGALPWQQECQLGDLELLREQTAFGFSSEDLDLVIEDMAGAAKEPTYCMGDDIPLAVLSDKPHLLYDYFKQRFAQVTNPPIDPLREKLVMSLEIHLGERGSALLPAAASAKVLHLDSPILNEAELAAIGNQGLPTQVVSTLFSVVEGPGGLEAAIQKLRQGAEAAVRNGCQILVLSDRLGLDGQKGGINATTAAMPPLLAVGAVHHHLLQLGLRLQASLVVETAQCWSTHHLACLIGFGASAVCPWLTWETTRHWLAHPRIQKQIETGKLPAISPEQAQANVRKALEDGLRKILSKIGISLLASYHGAQIFEAIGIGADLIQLAFAGTTSRVAGLSLAELASETMAFHTKAYPELNRTKLEFMGFVQYRTGGEYHLNSPEMAKALHAAVKAGPGYDHFATYQTLLEHRPVTALRDLLQLKPAPAPLPLDQVESVESICARFCTGGMSLGALSREAHEVLAVAMNRIGGKSNSGEGGEDPARFNVLQDVDAAGHSPTLPTIQGLRNGDTACSAIKQIASGRFGVTPEYLRSGRQLEIKVAQGAKPGEGGQLPGPKVDPYIAWLRNSKAGVALISPPPHHDIYSIEDLAQLIHDLHQVHPAAKVSVKLVAEIGIGTIAAGVAKANADVIQISGHDGGTGASPLSSIKHAGSPWELGLTEVHRSLLENGLRDRVLLRADGGLKTGWDVLIAALLGAEEYGFGSVAMIAEGCIMARVCHTNNCPVGVATQKEALRKRFTGLPEHVVNFFLFVAEEVRQLLSVLGVARLEDLIGRSELLEPRQVSLAKTQALDLSCLIDPIPAAADRAWLRHDAQAHGNGPILEDQLLADGELVAAIEGHGQVARSLEIVNTDRSVGARVSGEIAARHGNTGFQGQLQLTFNGAAGQSFGAFVLQGMDVRLVGEANDYVGKGINGGRITVVPPAGVQDPGNQVILGNTCLYGATGGELFALGRAGERFAVRNSGVRTVVEGAGDHCCEYMTGGVVVVLGSTGRNVAAGMTGGVAFLLDEDGGLAGRLNPEIVALCYLSTPQQEALLKPLLETHLACTGSSKAAAILADWTSWRGRFKVLVPPSEKANVGLATLETVAA